The following proteins are encoded in a genomic region of Pseudomonadota bacterium:
- a CDS encoding helix-turn-helix domain-containing protein, producing MSSKISLQRNELSSEKVMLYKSLGSLSKAYRQWRKMSQEVFAESIKISVRELQNWEANRRRAQIENLHDIAEFTGIPMQVLIALNADQPVWYSLRKRLFMYSSIEEAQFSSHELFRHRETSDDNNLLKKVSITKDKHIEMILSCHQDLYGSKKPLESSIIKAAISIVPNLSNMIFDSWNHFVGHQICLPIKLEAYQALKKQKTIENYLTREMISDITTLDEGVFFYYSTFGANLSAASRLIIVGARSLSDIKQKDGYLIASHTITKEAATVQENAGMKFVGNYECMLDNLHSTIYEIGLKYYLRPNGPVGWIIDQFKEEVLVKKKKKQNQKKMSPVLSAQDQDKSSHPGKNFTPANMSEKNNHAIVDKFVTIVDENKRKIQDGKTQYINLTMVACKNPKCTLYGKTEKGNIVFNGTYRTKQGSPGRRFLCKKCSKSFCHRTGTIFYDLRSPEEKVIKSLSLLLKGMPLQGVADSLGTTNSTVRRWLGIATRQSKKLDALLIKEYNVSPIELAALWTFVKTNSLRPRAFQSRAKNKSYSTTK from the coding sequence ATGTCATCTAAGATTTCATTACAACGAAATGAACTTTCGTCTGAAAAAGTCATGCTATACAAATCCCTCGGATCTCTTAGTAAAGCATACCGGCAATGGCGTAAAATGAGCCAGGAAGTATTTGCAGAATCAATAAAAATAAGTGTTCGTGAATTACAGAATTGGGAAGCCAATCGTCGACGTGCCCAAATTGAGAATCTCCATGATATTGCCGAATTTACCGGAATCCCCATGCAGGTGCTGATTGCTCTTAATGCAGATCAGCCTGTCTGGTATTCACTGCGTAAGAGGTTGTTTATGTACTCTTCTATAGAAGAAGCACAGTTTTCCTCTCATGAGTTATTCAGGCATCGCGAAACATCTGATGATAACAATCTTTTAAAGAAAGTCTCTATTACTAAAGACAAGCACATCGAAATGATTCTATCATGCCATCAAGATCTTTATGGTTCCAAGAAGCCATTGGAAAGTTCAATTATTAAAGCTGCTATCAGTATAGTGCCCAACCTGAGTAACATGATATTTGACTCCTGGAACCATTTTGTGGGTCATCAGATATGCTTGCCTATAAAGCTGGAAGCATATCAAGCGCTTAAGAAACAAAAGACCATCGAAAATTATCTGACCCGTGAAATGATAAGTGATATTACTACACTGGACGAAGGAGTTTTCTTCTACTATTCTACATTCGGAGCCAATCTAAGCGCAGCATCACGACTAATTATAGTTGGTGCTCGTAGTCTTTCTGACATAAAACAGAAAGATGGCTACCTGATCGCCAGCCATACGATCACAAAAGAAGCCGCGACTGTTCAGGAAAATGCGGGAATGAAGTTTGTTGGGAACTATGAGTGCATGCTTGATAATCTTCACTCTACCATATACGAGATTGGATTGAAATATTATCTGAGACCCAATGGGCCGGTAGGATGGATCATTGATCAGTTTAAGGAAGAAGTTTTGGTTAAAAAAAAGAAAAAACAAAACCAAAAGAAAATGTCACCGGTTCTTTCTGCTCAGGACCAGGACAAATCCAGCCATCCCGGAAAAAATTTTACACCAGCAAATATGTCAGAAAAAAATAATCACGCAATCGTTGATAAATTTGTTACAATCGTTGATGAAAATAAACGCAAAATCCAAGATGGTAAAACGCAATACATTAATTTAACAATGGTAGCCTGTAAAAATCCAAAATGTACTCTTTATGGTAAAACAGAAAAAGGTAATATCGTTTTTAACGGAACATACCGGACAAAGCAAGGATCGCCAGGTCGGAGATTTCTATGCAAAAAATGCAGTAAATCATTTTGCCACAGAACAGGGACCATCTTTTATGACCTCCGTTCTCCTGAAGAAAAGGTTATAAAGTCTCTTAGTCTTTTGCTAAAAGGAATGCCTTTACAAGGTGTAGCAGACTCTTTGGGTACTACTAACAGCACGGTTCGACGATGGTTAGGCATTGCAACCAGACAGAGTAAAAAATTAGATGCTCTGCTTATTAAGGAATACAATGTGTCTCCTATAGAGTTAGCTGCTTTATGGACTTTTGTTAAAACAAATTCTCTTCGCCCAAGAGCATTTCAAAGCAGGGCGAAAAATAAATCCTATTCAACAACAAAATAG
- a CDS encoding molybdopterin-dependent oxidoreductase — MSETNNTKTVRTVCALRDGAMCGIMAHLKDGRITKVTPADFPDSFDRGCCTTGLATPQWIYHKDRLRYPLKRIGKRGEGKWERVSWEEAMDGIADKLKELIQRYGPSSIVWNADPSATGNMKWAGYSRVASLTNSTWLDIVGFGDSAGLCGNLATFGALGGRYLVPNKDPKFSFVWGINPANTSWRTMRTIMRDKENGCKLVCIDPRYSRTASRCDEHISIRPGTDGALALAMIHVIIEQGLEEKLFITDHTVGPLLVRDDNGMFLRESDLIKDGKADRFMVFDKAAGKAQPDDMAQIPALSGSYTIDGIACKPAFVLLADMTKLYTPEKASEITDIPAETIQRLAVDYATKKPAAIRLGLGSQRSFYGDLSWRAINTLAALTGNINLNELSRFVLNSPAVMMPGEKYYHLPIMKLDDAITKGDPFPVKALWIASENFINQMPDMNRIVNDLLPCLELIVVVDLAMTVTAKYADYVLPEASFYEYVDLLDSYPVYTPYLQLQQKVIEPLYESKSDFQIAAELGRRMGFSEYFNKTEEQYVEEFLASDHPSMEGVNLEKLKKGPLKAKPTEKIQELKTPTGRIEFYVERLKSFGQQLPVYIEPIESARSEKAKIYPLSFITSHPKYRKSSAMGNVEALTKHDPEPFLYINPKDAEPRKIIDGDVVKVFNDRGKVKLKAKLNPNVKPGVVDIQQGWWPEHYMEGHHNQLTHGIINPAQAAIFQPNAALFDVLVEVKKEQ; from the coding sequence ATGTCTGAGACAAATAATACAAAAACAGTTCGTACTGTATGTGCCTTAAGAGACGGTGCTATGTGCGGAATCATGGCGCACCTTAAGGACGGAAGGATTACAAAGGTGACTCCCGCTGACTTTCCCGACAGTTTTGATCGTGGCTGTTGCACAACTGGGCTTGCCACACCGCAATGGATCTATCATAAGGACAGACTTCGCTACCCATTAAAACGCATCGGAAAACGAGGGGAAGGCAAATGGGAGCGGGTGTCCTGGGAAGAGGCGATGGATGGCATTGCGGATAAACTAAAAGAACTGATTCAGCGGTATGGCCCTAGTTCAATTGTTTGGAATGCGGACCCAAGTGCAACAGGGAACATGAAATGGGCCGGTTATTCAAGGGTAGCAAGCCTCACAAACAGCACATGGCTTGATATTGTCGGCTTTGGCGATTCCGCCGGCCTTTGTGGCAACCTGGCAACTTTTGGGGCACTTGGAGGGCGGTATCTTGTTCCCAACAAAGATCCTAAATTCAGCTTCGTTTGGGGCATCAATCCGGCAAATACCAGTTGGCGCACCATGCGAACGATAATGAGAGACAAAGAAAACGGCTGTAAACTGGTTTGTATTGATCCCCGCTATTCCAGGACTGCTTCCCGCTGTGATGAGCATATCTCAATCAGACCAGGAACAGACGGCGCCCTGGCCCTTGCAATGATACATGTGATTATTGAACAGGGGCTTGAAGAGAAACTGTTTATCACTGATCATACTGTAGGACCTTTACTGGTAAGAGATGATAACGGGATGTTTCTTAGGGAAAGTGACCTGATCAAAGATGGTAAAGCTGATCGATTTATGGTCTTTGATAAGGCTGCCGGCAAGGCTCAGCCAGATGATATGGCACAAATACCTGCCCTAAGCGGAAGCTACACCATTGACGGCATCGCCTGCAAGCCGGCTTTTGTCTTGCTGGCTGATATGACTAAGCTCTATACGCCGGAAAAAGCATCGGAAATCACGGACATTCCGGCTGAAACAATACAGCGTCTGGCTGTTGATTACGCAACAAAAAAGCCTGCTGCTATCCGTTTGGGGCTGGGTTCGCAAAGAAGCTTTTATGGAGATCTTTCCTGGCGGGCGATTAATACGCTGGCAGCACTAACAGGAAATATCAACCTGAACGAACTTTCCCGTTTTGTATTGAATTCGCCTGCCGTTATGATGCCGGGTGAGAAGTATTATCATCTGCCGATTATGAAGCTCGATGATGCCATTACCAAAGGTGATCCCTTTCCGGTAAAAGCCCTATGGATTGCAAGTGAGAACTTTATCAATCAAATGCCGGACATGAACAGGATTGTTAATGATCTTCTGCCTTGTCTGGAACTGATCGTGGTTGTTGATCTTGCCATGACGGTCACGGCTAAATATGCAGACTATGTTCTTCCTGAGGCCTCATTCTATGAATATGTTGATCTGCTTGATAGTTATCCCGTCTACACTCCATATTTACAACTCCAGCAGAAAGTCATCGAACCGCTTTATGAATCTAAATCCGATTTTCAGATTGCTGCCGAGCTGGGCCGGAGAATGGGGTTTAGTGAATACTTTAATAAGACTGAGGAACAATATGTGGAGGAGTTTCTTGCTTCAGATCATCCTTCCATGGAAGGTGTTAATCTTGAAAAATTGAAGAAAGGTCCGTTAAAAGCAAAGCCGACAGAAAAAATACAGGAATTAAAAACACCGACAGGCAGGATTGAATTCTATGTTGAAAGGCTAAAATCCTTCGGCCAACAGTTGCCTGTTTATATAGAGCCTATAGAAAGCGCCAGGAGCGAAAAAGCAAAAATCTATCCGTTAAGTTTTATAACTTCACATCCAAAATACCGAAAAAGCTCGGCAATGGGAAATGTTGAAGCTCTTACAAAGCATGATCCCGAACCGTTTCTTTATATTAATCCAAAAGATGCTGAACCTAGAAAAATTATAGATGGAGATGTGGTCAAAGTCTTTAATGATCGTGGAAAAGTAAAACTGAAAGCTAAACTTAACCCGAATGTAAAGCCCGGTGTTGTTGATATACAGCAGGGTTGGTGGCCTGAACATTATATGGAGGGCCACCACAACCAGTTGACACATGGGATAATTAACCCGGCCCAGGCAGCGATTTTCCAGCCCAATGCCGCATTATTCGATGTGCTTGTTGAGGTGAAAAAGGAACAGTGA
- a CDS encoding phosphotransferase family protein, with product MKEELDLEAMRVNLLAWFKSKLPSDSELILSPLKRPGDGMNETFFIDLKWWQAGKTKLENLVIRWPPKDISVFPKYHYDMKKQYMLLERLWDTVVPVPRVRWLEEDESLLGGPFYIMERVEGWVPGEFPPYHVAGPLFEASEEEKARIWWNAVETIANIHTLDWEKAGLNFLGVPRAGTDFMERQIAYYDEIYALNNEPMPPVLKATRDWLLKNCFEPKYISLCWGDARLGNMIINEGEVAAVIDWEMVLLGDPETDLGWFVHMDWATSVGRPDSPFPRLPGLPDMKETIAHYEKVTNRKVENLFYYEVFATWRMAIFFTRMEQDARYIARSKRAKGFITMTHYEKLRNLLDL from the coding sequence ATGAAGGAAGAATTAGATCTGGAGGCTATGCGGGTTAATCTCCTGGCTTGGTTTAAGAGCAAACTGCCCAGTGATAGCGAACTTATACTTTCACCGTTGAAAAGACCTGGCGATGGTATGAATGAGACTTTTTTTATCGATCTAAAGTGGTGGCAAGCGGGGAAGACGAAGCTGGAAAACCTGGTAATTCGTTGGCCTCCCAAGGACATTTCGGTGTTTCCCAAGTATCATTATGATATGAAAAAGCAGTATATGCTGCTCGAAAGATTATGGGATACAGTAGTGCCTGTTCCCCGTGTCCGTTGGCTGGAAGAGGATGAGTCGTTGCTGGGTGGCCCTTTCTACATTATGGAGCGGGTTGAGGGATGGGTTCCGGGAGAGTTTCCTCCCTACCATGTTGCCGGCCCGCTTTTTGAGGCGTCAGAGGAAGAAAAAGCCCGTATTTGGTGGAATGCCGTGGAAACGATAGCAAATATTCATACCCTCGACTGGGAGAAAGCGGGCTTGAACTTTTTGGGCGTTCCACGGGCAGGTACAGACTTTATGGAGCGGCAGATTGCTTATTATGATGAGATCTATGCGCTTAATAATGAGCCGATGCCACCGGTGCTTAAAGCAACCAGAGACTGGCTTTTGAAGAATTGTTTTGAGCCAAAATATATTTCGTTATGCTGGGGTGATGCCCGGCTGGGTAATATGATCATCAACGAAGGTGAAGTAGCCGCGGTTATAGACTGGGAAATGGTTCTTCTCGGCGACCCGGAAACTGATCTGGGTTGGTTCGTCCATATGGATTGGGCCACCAGTGTGGGTCGTCCCGATTCGCCTTTTCCCCGCTTGCCGGGACTTCCCGATATGAAGGAGACCATTGCCCACTATGAGAAGGTAACAAACAGAAAAGTCGAGAATCTCTTTTACTACGAGGTTTTTGCTACCTGGCGCATGGCTATCTTTTTTACCCGGATGGAACAGGATGCAAGATATATTGCCAGATCGAAAAGAGCAAAAGGCTTTATTACCATGACCCATTATGAAAAATTGCGAAATCTTTTGGACTTGTAG
- a CDS encoding DUF1302 domain-containing protein — protein sequence MSSRGGNRKSRWLYFFLVVAMVGLFATGVSAESSVGFHGYFESNMVMRDQNGIQYGFLDHLNGVQQRNTLKFDVSIDPDLKWSNFALQKFQITFRGAYDSIFDLRANKYGDITENIGASRFDYGLRDIRFESDLREVFIDFTYGGSLGSAFFRPGRQLVSWGESSPNATLLDVICPKDQSYQLFFQNPDDVAIPLWMARLNYSAPPIGGLRLNLDLLWVPDIRPSQFAPLDSIAGNPTAGMNAPYISILPFAGLKGLNVRQDVPTNKQEYGAKVTADIGLLSVSAAYYRDVNNDPGVLYTNGFSTALLTHPVQNVYGAYFSYQISPLDLVLRGEIAQHDAQPVLIAGGTGFDFYPNGDAVNFRLKPVTLFMVAVDKNVYVRWITSHEPIGFSLEWIHQKINSWESALNAPEAAKTGSPVRDMDIIGFTMSWSWWQGRIAPVFAAAYTPGRPGAGGGSGYIHPTVGWQISPHLYANLGLHAFFGDKTAKSGFAGLVGTSELTLKMGYEW from the coding sequence ATGAGTAGTAGAGGAGGAAATAGAAAAAGCAGGTGGTTGTATTTTTTTCTTGTTGTAGCCATGGTGGGGCTTTTTGCCACTGGGGTTAGTGCGGAGAGTTCAGTTGGTTTCCACGGTTATTTTGAATCAAACATGGTTATGCGTGATCAGAACGGTATTCAGTATGGTTTCCTGGACCATCTGAACGGAGTTCAGCAGAGAAATACCTTAAAGTTCGATGTTTCAATTGACCCTGATTTAAAATGGAGTAATTTCGCGTTGCAGAAGTTCCAAATAACCTTTCGGGGAGCTTATGACTCGATATTCGATCTTCGGGCCAACAAATATGGTGACATCACGGAGAATATAGGCGCTTCAAGATTTGATTATGGTTTAAGAGATATCAGATTTGAGTCTGATTTGCGCGAGGTATTTATTGACTTTACTTATGGTGGATCACTGGGCAGTGCTTTCTTCCGGCCTGGGAGGCAGCTTGTCTCCTGGGGTGAATCTTCACCTAACGCCACCCTTTTGGATGTTATTTGTCCCAAGGATCAGTCCTATCAGCTGTTTTTTCAGAACCCTGATGACGTTGCGATTCCTCTCTGGATGGCAAGGTTAAACTACAGCGCTCCACCTATAGGGGGTTTAAGACTGAATCTTGATTTGTTGTGGGTTCCGGACATCCGTCCCTCGCAATTTGCACCACTGGACAGTATCGCCGGTAATCCGACGGCAGGCATGAATGCGCCTTATATTTCCATATTACCTTTTGCCGGCCTAAAAGGATTGAATGTCAGACAGGATGTGCCTACCAACAAACAGGAGTATGGAGCAAAGGTAACCGCGGACATTGGGCTGCTCAGCGTATCTGCGGCTTACTACCGGGACGTAAACAATGATCCTGGCGTATTATATACGAATGGGTTTTCTACAGCCTTGCTCACTCATCCGGTCCAGAACGTTTACGGCGCTTATTTCAGCTACCAGATCTCGCCGTTGGACCTGGTCCTCAGAGGCGAGATTGCTCAGCATGACGCTCAGCCGGTCCTGATAGCAGGAGGTACGGGATTCGATTTTTATCCTAACGGGGACGCGGTCAACTTTCGCTTAAAACCGGTCACCCTGTTTATGGTAGCGGTTGACAAGAATGTTTATGTTCGATGGATTACCAGTCATGAGCCGATTGGTTTCTCCCTGGAGTGGATTCACCAGAAGATTAACAGTTGGGAGTCTGCTTTAAATGCGCCTGAAGCTGCTAAAACTGGAAGCCCGGTAAGAGATATGGACATAATTGGATTTACCATGAGTTGGAGCTGGTGGCAGGGTAGAATCGCTCCCGTGTTTGCTGCCGCCTATACTCCCGGAAGGCCGGGGGCAGGAGGAGGCTCGGGTTACATCCATCCGACTGTAGGCTGGCAAATATCTCCTCATCTTTATGCCAATCTGGGTTTACATGCATTTTTTGGAGATAAGACGGCCAAGTCAGGCTTTGCCGGACTTGTAGGTACGAGTGAGTTGACTTTAAAAATGGGTTACGAATGGTGA
- a CDS encoding helix-turn-helix domain-containing protein: protein MKALTISNQSVTKKALLEMAQQDLKTWLGIRITAGLLVLNGWTSSQIAELFEVSRWTAVQWIQRLNNEGVRGLIEKERSGRPAQINKNDRSQPDRVLRIDSREAVDLSCNR, encoded by the coding sequence ATGAAAGCATTAACTATAAGCAATCAATCAGTGACAAAGAAAGCTCTTCTTGAAATGGCTCAACAGGATCTAAAAACCTGGCTGGGTATTCGTATTACAGCTGGTTTGTTGGTTCTGAATGGATGGACCAGTAGCCAGATAGCTGAACTTTTCGAAGTAAGTCGCTGGACTGCGGTGCAGTGGATACAGAGACTAAATAATGAAGGCGTAAGAGGTCTTATAGAAAAGGAACGCAGTGGTCGCCCGGCACAAATTAATAAGAATGATAGGAGCCAACCTGATCGGGTATTAAGGATAGACAGCCGAGAGGCAGTTGATTTATCCTGCAACAGATAG
- a CDS encoding SDR family oxidoreductase, whose product MGKLSGKVAIVTGAYLVDGGNSIGGATAMLLAKEGAKVVAADIVDEPVARLVAKIKSEGGEAVACHVDLRNEDTIKAMVETAVREFGGLDILHNNAAALPGPGDRDIVNMEAATWDKTMEITVRGTMLACKYAIPQMIKRGGGTIVNTSSGAGVAGDMARTAYGVSKAAVISLTKYAATQYGKQGIRCNAICPGLMLTATAKATITPEVEEMMLKYTLTPRLGMPEDIANIVAFLVSDDASFITGEIIAVDGGIFAHVPSSSESALIGPAKHGNN is encoded by the coding sequence ATGGGAAAACTAAGTGGTAAAGTAGCAATTGTTACTGGCGCTTATTTGGTTGATGGTGGCAACAGTATTGGAGGTGCGACAGCTATGCTGTTGGCGAAAGAAGGCGCTAAAGTGGTGGCCGCGGATATTGTTGATGAACCGGTTGCAAGATTGGTCGCCAAAATTAAGAGTGAAGGAGGAGAAGCAGTGGCCTGCCATGTGGATCTTCGTAATGAAGACACTATCAAGGCTATGGTTGAGACGGCAGTTCGTGAGTTCGGCGGTCTGGACATATTGCACAACAATGCCGCAGCTCTGCCAGGTCCTGGTGATAGAGATATAGTAAATATGGAGGCTGCGACCTGGGACAAGACTATGGAAATCACAGTCAGGGGAACCATGCTGGCCTGCAAGTATGCCATACCTCAAATGATTAAACGTGGTGGTGGTACGATAGTAAATACATCCTCCGGGGCCGGTGTGGCCGGTGACATGGCTCGTACAGCTTATGGAGTATCTAAAGCAGCGGTTATTTCCCTTACCAAGTATGCTGCAACTCAATACGGAAAACAGGGTATACGCTGTAACGCCATCTGCCCTGGGCTGATGCTCACGGCAACGGCCAAAGCCACTATCACTCCCGAAGTGGAAGAAATGATGTTAAAGTATACCCTTACCCCAAGACTGGGTATGCCCGAAGATATCGCAAATATAGTTGCATTTCTTGTTTCAGATGATGCTTCTTTTATTACAGGTGAGATTATTGCGGTGGATGGCGGAATATTTGCCCATGTGCCATCCAGCTCTGAAAGCGCCCTTATCGGCCCTGCTAAACATGGAAATAACTGA
- a CDS encoding 4Fe-4S binding protein, producing the protein MAESQINIKAENCSGCLRCCLACSFYNTRERFFSLEQAQIVVKPDESNAWFKVEFREDCISCGICVEHCDFGALSW; encoded by the coding sequence ATGGCTGAATCACAAATAAATATAAAAGCAGAAAACTGCTCGGGCTGCCTTCGCTGCTGTCTGGCGTGTTCATTTTACAACACAAGAGAAAGATTTTTTAGTCTGGAGCAAGCGCAGATCGTAGTTAAGCCGGATGAGAGCAATGCCTGGTTTAAAGTAGAATTTAGGGAAGACTGTATTAGTTGCGGTATTTGTGTGGAGCATTGCGATTTTGGCGCTTTATCTTGGTAA
- a CDS encoding DUF1329 domain-containing protein, with protein MRTKTIRFSGCWIWSLFAVLIMLFGAGPVRAAGEIAKTIDKSNVSQYEDILMPALYRAVERGDYILTTGKLNFEYKHWNTFLEAGQKNAGKFQINAEGDLVDKTGEIPLYHIYGFPFPNIDSKDPKVADKIMWNVYFNKGRIGGFHYQQRIQWVNNEKGIHRYILSDSRLMGIQGRPTWQAVPESENPEHWSYAEFGIIKEPYSMRNTNQLDWDYMDKRDMVQMSYVPVIRRIRQTSGVSRSDPWMGSDGWQDLTFLWGGKNRTMTWKLAGEQTILVPFAGPDKTMAKKDPDGTLFLHATTNKYGYDTPGWTGVKWAVTSAIWVPRKCWVIEQMPRDPYYAWGLHRNWVDKETNEIWMKEIDTKAGEFRSWTFNMGDYNEAPDGDNNAGVMNDQTQIDEKARHATVTVHPNAPGDKFAMYLPLSRMPMSFYTKSNLMALSK; from the coding sequence GTGAGAACTAAAACAATAAGATTTTCAGGATGTTGGATCTGGTCTCTATTTGCAGTGTTGATTATGCTGTTTGGGGCCGGTCCTGTCCGGGCGGCCGGGGAAATTGCCAAGACAATAGATAAAAGCAACGTCTCGCAATATGAGGACATACTCATGCCTGCCCTTTACCGGGCTGTAGAAAGGGGCGACTACATTCTCACCACCGGGAAACTGAACTTTGAGTATAAGCACTGGAATACGTTTTTGGAGGCGGGTCAGAAAAACGCCGGGAAATTTCAAATAAACGCCGAGGGTGATTTAGTTGATAAAACAGGTGAGATTCCTTTGTATCATATTTATGGATTTCCTTTTCCCAATATTGATTCAAAGGATCCCAAGGTTGCTGACAAGATCATGTGGAACGTCTATTTTAATAAAGGCAGGATAGGAGGGTTTCATTATCAGCAACGCATTCAATGGGTAAATAACGAAAAGGGCATCCATCGCTATATACTGTCAGATTCACGTCTTATGGGCATACAGGGGCGGCCGACGTGGCAGGCGGTGCCGGAGAGCGAAAATCCTGAGCATTGGTCTTACGCTGAATTCGGCATAATCAAAGAACCTTACAGTATGCGAAACACCAATCAGCTGGACTGGGATTATATGGATAAACGCGATATGGTTCAGATGTCATATGTACCTGTCATCCGGCGGATTCGGCAAACCTCAGGAGTGAGCAGGTCCGACCCCTGGATGGGATCAGATGGATGGCAGGACCTGACTTTCTTGTGGGGCGGGAAGAACAGAACGATGACATGGAAACTTGCGGGTGAGCAGACGATTCTTGTTCCTTTTGCCGGCCCTGATAAGACCATGGCCAAGAAAGATCCTGATGGAACGCTTTTCCTGCACGCAACTACGAATAAATATGGTTATGACACTCCCGGCTGGACTGGCGTCAAGTGGGCGGTTACCAGCGCAATCTGGGTTCCCAGAAAGTGCTGGGTTATTGAGCAGATGCCAAGAGATCCTTATTATGCCTGGGGGTTGCACAGGAATTGGGTGGATAAGGAAACCAATGAGATCTGGATGAAGGAAATAGATACCAAAGCCGGGGAATTCCGCTCGTGGACATTTAATATGGGAGACTATAACGAAGCCCCGGATGGTGATAATAACGCAGGGGTAATGAATGACCAGACACAAATTGATGAAAAGGCCCGCCATGCCACAGTAACTGTTCACCCTAATGCGCCGGGCGATAAATTCGCGATGTATTTGCCTCTTTCCAGGATGCCGATGTCTTTTTATACGAAAAGTAATTTAATGGCCCTATCCAAATAA
- a CDS encoding flavodoxin family protein has translation MSKKIVCLFGSPRPKGNSNVIARRFNETAEKLGAKVKSFSLNKLQYRGCQACMTCKTKLDKCVLKDDLAEVLDEVQNCDILVIATPIYYGEVSSQVKAFIDRTFSYFVPDFGSNPYRSRLKPGKKMVFIQTQGHPEEKRFEDVFERYAFFFDWHGFGDNQVIRACEVMNVGDAEVREDLMKLAEETAKKVV, from the coding sequence ATGTCAAAAAAAATAGTTTGTCTGTTCGGAAGTCCCAGACCCAAGGGAAACAGTAATGTTATTGCCAGGCGATTCAATGAAACTGCTGAGAAACTGGGTGCCAAAGTAAAATCCTTTTCCTTAAACAAGCTTCAATACCGTGGTTGTCAGGCATGCATGACCTGCAAAACAAAGTTGGATAAATGTGTCCTTAAAGATGATCTGGCAGAAGTGCTGGATGAGGTTCAGAATTGTGATATTCTGGTAATTGCTACCCCGATTTATTATGGTGAAGTCTCAAGCCAGGTCAAAGCATTTATTGATAGAACTTTTTCCTATTTTGTGCCGGATTTTGGAAGTAATCCTTACCGTAGCCGTCTTAAGCCCGGTAAAAAAATGGTTTTTATACAAACCCAGGGGCATCCCGAAGAAAAACGGTTTGAAGATGTTTTTGAAAGATATGCGTTTTTTTTCGACTGGCACGGATTTGGTGATAACCAGGTAATCCGGGCATGCGAGGTTATGAATGTAGGCGATGCTGAAGTCCGTGAAGATTTAATGAAATTGGCAGAAGAAACAGCAAAAAAGGTTGTATGA
- a CDS encoding (Fe-S)-binding protein has translation MKKRKVAYTENYQNLMANLAAGRTFEKQLQCIDETRNHAPVWFLRAGLLKALGVPEPKKNSENFITFGCYVPFMSLSKFGDTLKLLDLLGIEYNYSPDKEICCGAPPFQDCVEFEEVTEEERQKIQARCKEYMQFNWDMGKQAGAKNMVYVCHACAALVKMVFPEDADIHRWVYDPIMDKLEEKNLEIEPTVIGYFEGCHKHFPYFGSLDWPRYRKVLGSIKGLTIVDLDKRFCCKQHPDRILEDAEKKNLKTILVPCGDGHYFLKQAFQDKMEVKNFSEVLLQILGG, from the coding sequence TTGAAAAAAAGAAAAGTTGCTTATACTGAAAATTATCAAAATTTAATGGCCAACCTTGCCGCAGGGAGAACTTTCGAAAAGCAGTTACAATGCATCGATGAAACAAGAAATCATGCCCCGGTTTGGTTTTTAAGGGCTGGATTACTAAAAGCCCTTGGTGTTCCTGAACCCAAGAAGAATTCGGAAAACTTCATAACATTCGGTTGTTATGTTCCATTTATGAGCTTATCAAAGTTTGGCGACACGCTCAAGCTTTTAGATCTACTTGGAATTGAATATAACTACTCACCAGACAAGGAGATCTGTTGCGGCGCTCCTCCGTTTCAGGACTGTGTAGAATTTGAGGAAGTTACAGAAGAAGAAAGGCAAAAAATACAGGCAAGATGTAAAGAATATATGCAATTTAATTGGGACATGGGAAAGCAGGCGGGAGCAAAAAACATGGTCTACGTTTGTCATGCGTGCGCTGCTCTTGTGAAAATGGTATTTCCGGAAGATGCCGACATTCATCGATGGGTTTATGATCCGATTATGGACAAGCTTGAAGAGAAAAACCTTGAGATCGAACCAACGGTGATAGGTTATTTTGAGGGATGCCACAAGCATTTCCCATATTTCGGCAGTCTTGATTGGCCGAGATATCGTAAGGTGCTGGGTAGCATAAAAGGATTGACGATTGTAGACCTGGATAAACGTTTTTGCTGCAAACAGCATCCTGACCGCATTTTAGAAGATGCTGAAAAAAAGAATTTGAAGACTATTCTGGTTCCCTGCGGCGATGGTCATTATTTTCTTAAGCAGGCATTTCAGGATAAAATGGAAGTCAAAAATTTTTCGGAAGTATTGTTACAGATTTTGGGAGGATAG